A single Hyperolius riggenbachi isolate aHypRig1 chromosome 12, aHypRig1.pri, whole genome shotgun sequence DNA region contains:
- the LOC137540987 gene encoding uncharacterized protein, translating into MSVSSFDELLMLVSPLIRRQRTNMRMPVSPAERLLLTLRFLASGESFASLHYQFRLGRSTIHGIVHDTCRRIWEVLQPLYMPEPTEDTWKEAARGFKAKANFPNCVGAVDGKHIRIQLPTGSGSKYFNYKKYFSIVLMAVVDAQYKFIAVDVGSYGSTADSHIFRSCSIGQKLYAGELNLPTPCPIADGGQLFPHVLVGDEAFALHTNLMKPFPKRDLDIRKRVFNYGLTRARRYVECAFGILSNKWRVFHSTLIMTPDNVDNVVKAACVLHNYVRMKEGINSDEVPDHPFTDTQSVSCRGSNEAGDVRGRFANYFVSREGSIPFQYSKI; encoded by the exons ATGTCTGTGTCGTCATTCGATGAACTCCTGATGTTGGTGTCGCCACTTATTCGGAGACAGCGCACCAACATGCGGATGCCGGTCAGTCCAGCCGAAAGACTGTTGCTGACCTTACG gtttcTTGCTTCTGGAGAGTCTTTTGCCTCATTGCATTATCAGTTTAGGTTGGGAAGATCAACTATACATGGGATAGTGCATGACACTTGCCGTCGGATTTGGGAGGTACTCCAACCACTTTATATGCCAGAACCAACTGAGGATACCTGGAAAGAGGCAGCCCGAGGCTTCAAAGCCAAAGCAAATTTTCCAAATTGTGTCGGTGCCGTCGACGGAAAGCACATACGTATCCAGCTACCGACAGGATCCGGTTCTAAATATTTTAACTACAAGAAGTATTTCTCAATTGTGCTTATGGCTGTGGTTGATGCACAGTACAAGTTCATTGCAGTGGATGTGGGGTCCTATGGGAGTACTGCAGACTCTCACATATTCCGTTCCTGCAGTATTGGTCAGAAATTGTATGCAGGGGAATTAAATCTCCCCACCCCCTGTCCCATTGCTGATGGTGGACAGCTTTTCCCACATGTACTTGTAGGAGATGAGGCCTTTGCTCTGCATACAAACCTCATGAAGCCTTTCCCAAAGAGAGATTTGGATATTAGAAAACGTGTCTTCAATTATGGCCTCACTAGAGCACGAAGGTATGTTGAATGTGCCTTTGGGATTTTATCAAACAAATGGAGGGTGTTCCACTCTACACTAATCATGACACCTGATAATGTGGATAATGTAGTGAAGGCCGCATGCGTTCTCCATAATTATGTACGCATGAAAGAAGGCATTAACTCAGATGAGGTCCCAGATCATCCTTTCACAGACACTCAGAGTGTTTCTTGTAGAGGCAGCAATGAAGCCGGAGATGTACGTGGCAGATTTGCTAACTACTTTGTGTCTCGCGAAGGTTCCATACCATTTCAGTAcagcaagatttaa